The DNA sequence tcactgcctttgccatgagcggtggactgacgatgctacgagtatacggtcttgctgcgttgcattgcgttcagtttcattctgtgagttcgacagctacttgactaaatgttgtattttcgccttacgcgacttgttaatgacatacgataccgatacatgcacagcctagtGGTGATCTTACCAGTATTTTTCTCCTGCTGATATGAAGAAGTCATCGAGACAAACATCGTTCTCGAAATTTGTTATCACTTCCTGGATGACAAGCAGAAGGAGCGACATAATGTTtacgttttattttatggttTGTTTTCATAATTGTCAAGGCTGCTTTTGAAAATGTTCCCAGGGCCGGTATGCAGGTACCGATTGTTGAGACTTTAGTCCGGGATAAAGTGTACCCTCAATGTAAACTGTACCCTCAATGATGTAAACTGTACCCTCAATGTAAACTGTACCCTCAGTGTAAACTGTACCCTCAATGTAAACTGTACCCTCAATGATGTAAACTGTACCCTCAGTGTAAACTGTACCCTCAATGTAAACTGTACCCTCAATGTAAACTGTACCCTCAGTGTAAACTGTACCCTCAATGTAAACTGTACCCTCAGTGTAAACTGTACCCTCAATGTAAACTGTACCCTCAATGATGTAAACTGTACCCTCAATGTAAACTGTACCCTCAATGTAAACTGTACCCTCAGTGTAAACTGTACCCTCAATGTAAACTGTACCCTCAATGTAAACTGTACCCTCAATGTAAACTGTACCCTCAGTGTAAACTGTACCCTCAATGATGTAAACTGTACCCTCAATGATGTAAACTGTACCCTCAATGTAAACTGTACCCTCAATGTAAACTGTACCCTCAGTGTAAACTGTACCATCAGTGTAAACTGTACCCTCAGTGTAAACTGTACCCTCAGTGTAAACTGTACCCTCAGTGTAAACTGTACCCTCAATGTAAACTGTACCCTCAATGTAAACTGTACCCTCAATGTAAACTGTACCCTCAATGTAAACTGTACCCTCAATGTAAACTGTACCCTCAGTGTAAACTGTACCCTCAATGTAAACTGTACCCTCAATGTAAACTGTACCCTCAATGTAAACTGTACCCTCAATGTAAACTGTACCCTCAATGTAAACTGTACCCTCAATGTAAACTGTACCCTCAATGTAAACTGTACCCTCAATGTAAACTGTACCCTCAATGTAAACTGTACCCTCAATGTAAACTGTACCCTCAATGTAAACTGTACCCTCAGTGTAAACTGTACCCTCAATGTAAACTGTACCCTCAGTGTAAACTGTACCCTCAATGTAAACTGTACCCTCAATGTAAACTGTACCCTCAATGTAAACTGTACCCTCAATGTAAACTGTACCCTCAATGTAAACTGTACCCTCAATGTAAACTGTACCCTCAATGTAAACTGTACCCTCAATGTAAACTGTACCCTCAATGTAAACTGTACCCTCAATGTAAACTGTACCCTCAATGTAAACTGTACCCTCAATGTAAACTGTACCCTCAGTGTAAACTGTACCCTCAATGTAAACTGTACCCTCAGTGTAAACTGTACCCTCAGTGTAAACTGTACCCTCAGTGTAAACTGTACCCTCAGTGTAAACTGTACCCTCAGTGTAAACTGTACCCTCAATGTAAACTGTACCCTCAATGTAAACTGTACCCTCAGTGTAAACTGTACCCTCAATGTAAACTGTACCCTCAATGTAAACTGTACCCTCAGTGTAAACTGTACCCTCAATGTAAACTGTACCCTCAATGTAAACTGTACCCTCAGTGTAAACTGTACCCTCAATGTAAACTGTACCCTCAATGTAAACTGTACCCTCAGTGTAAACTGTACCCTCAGTGTAAACTGTACCCTCAATGTAAACTGTACCCTCAATGTAAACTGTACCCTCAATGTAAACTGTACCCTCAATGTAAACTGTACCCTCAGTGTAAACTGTACCCTCAATGTAAACTGTACCCTCAATGTAAACTGTACCCTCAATGCACTTTATCCCGGACTAAAATCTCTCAAATCTGTAGCTGCATACCGGCCCAGATGTCTCCCATCTTataattagggttagggttagggttagggttagggttagggttactgGACGAGCTTAGTAGTTCTGGTGGTTATAGGACTGTGACATTTTGTCATGTTGATCAAGaaaagaattgcattctgtcATACTTTTATCGCCTTTACAAGTGATGGTTAGTTAACATATTCTTTTTCGATTCACCTAaacagagggccccaaaggggggatatcatcacgatcacgggaagggaaattttagctttcacgatcacagttaccttgatttttgttttcacgatcacaaacaccttgacgaatagaggataatag is a window from the Littorina saxatilis isolate snail1 linkage group LG10, US_GU_Lsax_2.0, whole genome shotgun sequence genome containing:
- the LOC138979040 gene encoding LOW QUALITY PROTEIN: integumentary mucin A.1-like (The sequence of the model RefSeq protein was modified relative to this genomic sequence to represent the inferred CDS: substituted 35 bases at 35 genomic stop codons); its protein translation is MXTVPSMMXTVPSMXTVPSVXTVPSMXTVPSMMXTVPSVXTVPSMXTVPSMXTVPSVXTVPSMXTVPSVXTVPSMXTVPSMMXTVPSMXTVPSMXTVPSVXTVPSMXTVPSMXTVPSMXTVPSVXTVPSMMXTVPSMMXTVPSMXTVPSMXTVPSVXTVPSVXTVPSVXTVPSVXTVPSVXTVPSMXTVPSMXTVPSMXTVPSMXTVPSMXTVPSV